A region of Diceros bicornis minor isolate mBicDic1 chromosome 31, mDicBic1.mat.cur, whole genome shotgun sequence DNA encodes the following proteins:
- the LOC131395645 gene encoding olfactory receptor 5L1-like, which translates to MGKENCTAVAEFILLGLADAPEFRVFLFLVFLLIYGVTVLGNLGMIALIQVSSRLHSPMCFFLSHLSFVDFCYSTIIVPRMLANTLNEVKAISFLGCAVQFYLFCTCLVTEVILLAVMAYDRFVAICNPLLYMVSMSRNLCVELVSGCYLCGTVCSLIHLCLALEIPSYRSNAINHIFCDLPPLLSLACSDVTVNEVLLYIVATFNEIITIMIILTPYLFILIIVLKMCSAEGRCKAFSTRACHITAILVFHGTILFIYCRPSSGNSIDTDNVATVFYTVVIPMLNPLIYSLRNKDVKEALSKAVGSKIFS; encoded by the coding sequence ATGGGCAAGGAGAACTGCACCGCTGTGGCAGAGTTCATTCTCCTGGGATTAGCAGATGCCCCTGAGTTTAGGGTCTTCCTCTTCCTGGTGTTTCTTCTCATCTATGGAGTCACGGTTTTGGGCAACCTGGGCATGATTGCACTGATTCAGGTCAGCTCTCGACTTCACTCCCCCATGTGCTTTTTCCTCAGCCACTTGTCCTTTGTGGATTTTTGTTACTCCACAATCATTGTGCCAAGGATGCTAGCTAACACCTTAAATGAAGTCAAAGCCATTTCTTTCCTGGGCTGCGCTGTGCAATTCTATTTGTTTTGCACGTGTCTGGTAACTGAAGTCATCCTGCTGgctgtgatggcctatgaccgttTCGTGGCCATCTGTAACCCGCTGCTGTACATGGTCTCCATGTCCCGGAATCTCTGTGTGGAGCTGGTGTCTGGCTGCTACCTCTGTGGGACTGTGTGTTCTCTGATCCACTTGTGTTTGGCTCTTGAGATCCCATCCTACAGGTCAAATGCGATTAACCACATCTTTTGTGATCTACCCCCTCTCCTATCTCTTGCTTGTTCTGATGTCACTGTGAATGAAGTGTTGCTCTACATTGTGGCCACTTTCAATGAGATCATCACCATCATGATCATCCTCACCCCCTATTTGTTTATTCTCATCATCGTCCTGAAGATGTGCTCTGCAGAGGGAAGATGCAAAGCCTTTTCCACCCGCGCTTGCCATATCACAGCCATCCTTGTCTTCCATGGAACAATCCTTTTCATTTACTGCCGGCCCAGTTCTGGCAACAGTATAGATACTGACAATGTGGCCACGGTGTTCTACACGGTAGTGATTCCCATGCTGAATCCTCTGATCTACAGCTTGAGAAACAAGGATGTGAAAGAAGCTCTCAGTAAAGCAGTGGGCTCCAAAATATTTTCCTAG